Sequence from the Myxocyprinus asiaticus isolate MX2 ecotype Aquarium Trade chromosome 44, UBuf_Myxa_2, whole genome shotgun sequence genome:
tacatataaaagaaactctttcccagctaatgctgttaattataaagggGACCTTTTTGCTAGGTtcattaggaaaatataaattttactaattatattttattactttttcatcattttggtcacattttggctatatataaatacaaataaatgtacttaatcagtaaataaaataatatatgaaatataatatctttgtCACATATTTATTgtcaaaatgcataatttgtactatttacattgatttgttgaacacgtgcttaACCGGTACTATCTCTAACAAAaaatggcatttctgtaaacagtgcCTTCAAATGAGCACacgttaactagagaggacttgaatggctttacctAATCTGTgcgattaaaattaaatgttttttgtagttgtttttgatcaacaactgactgtaaagaacagaaagggtattaaaagagacagtatttaatgacaaatggtttgcgtggatctcgtcttggacacacattacatggaacaacttttactctcaacacgctgtgaaaggatctcactgctgagcACTttacgactaaactacacaattactggtgagtgaaatgtaaatatttatcagATATATTCATTTTAGTCGCATTGTGTGAAatgtggttgcaaatgcgagtgatttcctctcattgtagtggagggttgcgcattgagtgaaagGTCATTCAAATGACAATCGCGATGCATCTggaaaactatatttttacccacccctagtttCTGTAAACATCTGTATAATCAAAATTTGttgtgtgccatgacacaaagatggccgccTTGGTTAAACCAAGTACAATaattttgcaataccaatacatagaggtaatcaaaacaaattaggaaaattaaaaatggccagGCAATcaactttacaattattggaccacttTAGATGGACTGACCCATGTTCAAAATGTATACGTAACTGATGTCAGCTGGTCAAACACACAcgcaccaaaacagatgaaaacatcagtcgtAGAGACTATAGAAGCATTTTAAAGTTGCagattcagaatattttgcctttacaaagtactttgtgcaaccagtttaaatattttgtccatcgtaacattatttttctaacaaactctaaaccgctgtcaaacacaactcctcaaatgcccacaaaatgatgtttcatcacgctcgtagtaaaaacattcagtcagtgaaccggataatTAATGCATAGtaaagagggttgcaaatatcagaaatatccgtAGTCGCTAACGTTagtgaatgaatagaatacaacaggcatgtTGTTTTACTcggactaaaagctgtttatttgtgcacagcatgtTACAGGTGTTATAAACcaatgtggcttacttgtcatgTTTCTTTCATGAAGcataaacagaatatgagaaactgttacacacgattacttaaagcaaattcttCCGTTTAATACAAGCCCAAAAACTgtgtgatacgatgtgtagattctgaggtactgtaatatTCAGTGAGtgcatttgacatctgaaccaaTGAAGGGAAGTCGGGCGGCTGCTCCCGGGTCTAGTGCTTGCCGcatgcaacctctgtcagtgcgacctATACAGAGATGTGACTTATTTGTGGGggatttttttctctcaacaacgtgattttgacccggtgcgacttatagttaggtgcgactttatttccggaaaatacggtaactgaaaaatgacttacaccatgtcctaaccagacacgacaagattccagcaacaagcaatttgtctgtccacacagGATGAACGTAAATCTTTACTAAACATAAATTGTTTTCTTAATGAAGATGTGCATGGACATATGCTTTCTACGACAGGCCCTGAGGGGATAAAAACATAATCACACACATACGCAGGGTAAAGATACTCTAAGAATCGCATCCTAATTCAGTCTATTACCATTGTTCACTctgtactcctgttgttatttcaccGATCTACACGTGGCAGAGTATCAGAGAGAAATTCAGAGGCAGTCCTCCATTCTGAAtcagtgtaaatgtgtgtgacaGACCTCTGACTAAAAAGAGTGAGACCTTAGCACAACAGTCGGTAGGTGTAACACCCTTGGCCAAAATTAAGTTGTTCTGAACTGGCTAGTAAGATGCCGGCTTTAATATACTATTATGAGTATGGTTGGGAATCGTAAGGTTTTTACGATtccggttccgattcctcttaacgattccagttcctcaacggttccagtaacgattccagtcattcttttagtacatttttttaaagaattatttggaaatgaggaATGAAATTCTTATTGCaatttaatacagttcttgtaaaaggtgtgtttgcaaaCTTTTTAGAGATATAAATACAACCCAATAATTGAgcctaactatattttaaataaatctaaaccaATAAGAAATGTGATgacatatttcattaattcatttattattttataaaattccacttattacaacaaaacttgtttatctttaattatactttgtcatatgaacaatcagTCACTAACTGCATTGCTTGATTTAACagagacacaggtcatcattaaaaaaaaacattaacagttcctgagacagtttagactgtgtcaTGTAGCTTAAttttgtacttcaggcttgtgagacttcaacagttcttatttcatttcGAGTTGGACGCCGGAGATCtgttaacggaaccgaaagtcatgaagatcatacgattctggtattttttaaacaatggaaccggttctgaacaagaaccagttctcagttcccaaccctagttATGAGAAGGATTTTAGACCCATGAGAGTTCATTTGCGGATGGAGCTGcatcgcagaaatagaaaccaattCAAAGATAGAATGCCTTGTAATAATagaaactctgattaacatggaaaagatacctttaaTTGCATGTCGCCgtattttgggttgtttctcttACGTATTatcttattatattattatgtcttcagaagacaaaCAAGTTTAATGGACTACTTCTATGAtacatttgggtccttttttgaagctttaaagtagCACTTtcaactgtcattgtattgaaaagacagactgggACATACATtaaaagatctccttttgtgttccgcaaaagaaacaaagtcatacaggtttgaaatgacatgcgggtgagtaaattatgacagaaattttgggtaaactattcctttcagtTGATGTATTCCTATTGGGCATATTGTCTGAATAGAATAAGTATTGAATGAAATCCCTGACATGCATTTTTTGTAAGCTTATGTGCAGTAATCCATTCTGAAGTAAGTCTATGGTAACTGTGTCTTTGCAGCAGAGGAGATAGAGCAATTACGGCGCCAGCTAGAGGACCTGCGCAAGGAAAGTGCTCAATACATTGAGCTCCTCAAAGCTAATGGCATTAATTTCTTGAATGACCCCACTATACACTGGAAAGGGAAGCAGCGCTGTGCAAAAGTAGCCAAAGTAACTCCAACTCATTTGATGTCAAAGGGAATAATTGTGTACTCCAATGAGAACACTTCCTGTCCCACAAGCAAAGTTTCCATTCCACCAAGTCCAGTTTCTCACCTTGATAAACAACCAGCAAATGCTGTAACAGTCCAACCATCATGCGATTCTGCATTGAGCACAGGCCAGACTCTTGGTATTACAAATTCAGCACCAGTAAGCAAAGTTATAGCCTCTTCTGCATCTTCCCACATACCTGTAGCAACTTTTATCCCTGCTGTGTCCAAGCCATGTCTTACAGTGGTGGAACAATATTCTCCTCTGGAACAGACTACTCCAAGATTGAACCCTCCTATGGATTATCTTACTTTTCAAGGTTCATGTCCCCAGCCTGCGGTCAACACATCACTCCCTCCACAACGTCAACCAGATAACCCAACTCCCAGACTCACTACTGCAACCAGTCCAGCCATGCCTCTCACACTTCAGCCTATGCTAAGCCTAACCTCTCTGCCTCAAGTTGTGATCAATAACTCAGTGGTCCCTGCTACTGCAACCACTGTGCTCTCACAAAATTCTGAAATCACATCTGTTTGCCCCATATTGCCAACAAACTCTACTCTTCTTAGAACCAGTGCAACTAGCAGCACTCAGACTACATGGACAACACTACAGCTGGCCGGAAATACAGTGCAACCTGTCTCCCAGGCATTGGTCACAGATGGTGCCAGCATTTCACAGAATCCACAGCACCTCTCTGTATGCTCAGTGGGGACAAAACACCTAGAGGAGCCTGCTTCTCTCCAATTACAAACACAGGTTCCTCTGCAACTGCAAGTATCAACACATATTCCTATTCAGCCATCTGTGCCAAGACCCCCTCAGCTATATTCAGCAGTTGTTCCACACCCTCAAACAGCAGTGTCTCAACAGTCTTCACTTTTAGCAGTGCCAGCCATTGTGTCCCAAGCTGTTGTTGTTCATCAGCCATCTGAACCGCAGCCAGCCTATTTGACCCATCCACAATCTGCTGTTCAGGCACAGCCAGCACTATTACCAAAATCTCAAATTAACTCTGCTCTTATTCCCAACTCTAACCCCTCCATACAACCTAAACCTCGGCTTCAAGCTGCTATGCCATCTCAGCCTCATTTGCAACCTACAGTAGTGCCCCAGGCCCAGTCTGCCGTTGTGCCTCAACTGCATCTCAGTATGGTGCCTCAAGCTCAGCCAATCATAAATCCACCAACTCAACCTGCCCTCGTGCCTCAGCCTCAAGCTGCTACACTGCCAGTGTTACAGACAATGCAGGTATTACAGGTGAATTCAGACGAAACACCAGTTGCTGTTACCTCTCCTCAAAATAATGCGCATGTTGTTATTCTACAACAGGGAAGTTCATGTCCAGCACCACAGGTTCACAGAGAGGATATGCCTAGTCAGACTCCATGCCAGCACATTGTCATAATTCAAGCACCTGCTTTAACACCTGCATCACAGAGCCATCACACTGCCATTGTTTCAACTACAACATCGACTTTATCCAGTCAAATGACCACTTCACACCCTACCTGTACAACTAACATGCAGGCATCTGGGACAAAACAGCTGGTACACATTCTTCCACGCCCCTCAACACAATTGCAAGCACAAGCTCCTCAGACTATCACTGTGAATGGACAAGTTTATGTTTTGCAGTCAGTAAAGTCACAAGATAAGGGGAACTCTCAGCAATCTGGTCAAAGTGTGACTCAAATCCTTCAGCCAAGCTTTGAGGAACCCACCTCTAATGTTGCCATGAATTGTTTAGGTGCTCTAACTAGTCTTAGTCAGAACATTTCAAAGATCACAAGTCAAAGCAATGTACAAATATACACGATTACTCCACCGTCATACACTACTGTGCAACCTCCAATCTGTGGTTCAGATTTCAGCACTTGTAAAACTGTTCTTTCCCCCTCTGTTCCTGTACCATCAAGTGCTGCAGGCAGTGCAGTTAAAATCCTGCCAAAGAAAGGTAGTGTGACTTCTGGAAACCAAAACAGACAAAACTCAGTAAGAAGAACCAGAATGGTTAAGCGAAAAGAACCAAAATTTGGACAAAGTTTGCACAGAAATGCTGCAAAAAGTAAAGCGTCTGTTTCAAATGATGCATGTTCCGAGTTATACACTGTAGCAACAGGTGTTAATATATTGAATTCTGTAAATACTCAGAGTGCACCAACCCTCACTAGTGTCAATTCTACATCCAGTAGTTCTGCAGTCATTAGTAACAGTTCCTTCAGTGAAAAATCAGCAGAGAGTTCTGCCTCATCTTTGGTGTATGGCAGTGAATCTATTGTCAAGCCCGCCTTAGCTGGTGGACAAATCTCAAAGACTAAAGCAAAATCTGTCAGTGTTGTCCCCTTGCATAACAATGTAACAGTTAGCAGTGTCAGTTCATCAGTAAGTTCTACTCAGGGTAGTGTAGTTATTTCTTCAAATTGTGACCGCTTAAGTAAAGGCATATACACTCCAGATATTGGGCCCCAGCTTAATTGTTCAGCTGATAGTGTTgttctctcttcaaaatgtagcacTATGGACACTGTTGCATCTTTGTCAGTTACCACATCAGAAGTTAATGTTAATTCCTCATGCAGCGTGTCATTTTGTAGCGAAACTGCCAGTCAGAATGAGTTGACTGCCAGTAATGTTTGCTCCAGTAATGATGGCAGGTCAATAGATTCAAGATCTAGTTTACCAGAGAGTTCCATTCCAATGACCGCAGTAAGCTCTTCTCAAAACAGTTCAATAGTTAAATCCATTAATTCTGCACTTTGCCAACCCCCAGTATCAAGTGGCATATGCACACCGAGTAGACAGTTAGGCATTAGTGCTGATTCTATAGAGAGTGGACCAAGAGTTTCTATCATGCCAGAACATAGTATTTCACAAATTCAAGGCAAGTTTGCTAGAAGGGAAGAGTTTACTTCCTCTTCTAAAATTCAGACATCATTTAGTATATCCTCAACTTCAACTCCTAGCTCAGACACCTCTATGTCAACTCCACCTGTTCAGCTTCCAGAGGCTTCAGACCATTTCAAATCCCTTAAACGAACATCTGCAATGAATATATCCATGGCAGCCACTAACCATGAAACTTGTACGGATTTCAAGCTGACTGAATCAAATATGAACACAAAACCTGGCAAGGATGGACAATCTGTTTGTGCCACAGAGAAACATGTGACAGAAGTAGGTCCCTTTGCTCAAAAAGACACAGTTCCTCCACAGCAGGAATGTACATTGGACAATGATTCATTTGAGCCTTCACTGGGAACCAGTAGACATGCTGATTCACCTCTGGCAGGAGGTTCAGGTGGCAGAGGCTTTTCTGTTGCATCATTGCTCCCAGCAGGCCACAGCATCAGTGCTTCTCCAAATACATTTGGtgcattcactttcacttctgaGCAGGCAGAAATGTTAGCAATGGCTGCCAGGGCTATATTTGAACAGGACAGCCCAGGTAAGAGGGCTGCTGCTGGTTGCAGTGTTGACAACCCAAACACTGCTGCAACAGGGTGGGACTTTCCAAAAATACACCCAATCCCTTCTAACAAGGAGAGCATGACGGGACAGCAGGTTAAAC
This genomic interval carries:
- the LOC127434271 gene encoding basic helix-loop-helix domain-containing protein USF3, with the protein product MPEIVQTQANNPRLPRRKKNKEIHNAVERHRKEKINAGINRIGDLLPCSQALKQSKNMILEEAFRYITELKRQNDEMLLNGGDKVKAEEIEQLRRQLEDLRKESAQYIELLKANGINFLNDPTIHWKGKQRCAKVAKVTPTHLMSKGIIVYSNENTSCPTSKVSIPPSPVSHLDKQPANAVTVQPSCDSALSTGQTLGITNSAPVSKVIASSASSHIPVATFIPAVSKPCLTVVEQYSPLEQTTPRLNPPMDYLTFQGSCPQPAVNTSLPPQRQPDNPTPRLTTATSPAMPLTLQPMLSLTSLPQVVINNSVVPATATTVLSQNSEITSVCPILPTNSTLLRTSATSSTQTTWTTLQLAGNTVQPVSQALVTDGASISQNPQHLSVCSVGTKHLEEPASLQLQTQVPLQLQVSTHIPIQPSVPRPPQLYSAVVPHPQTAVSQQSSLLAVPAIVSQAVVVHQPSEPQPAYLTHPQSAVQAQPALLPKSQINSALIPNSNPSIQPKPRLQAAMPSQPHLQPTVVPQAQSAVVPQLHLSMVPQAQPIINPPTQPALVPQPQAATLPVLQTMQVLQVNSDETPVAVTSPQNNAHVVILQQGSSCPAPQVHREDMPSQTPCQHIVIIQAPALTPASQSHHTAIVSTTTSTLSSQMTTSHPTCTTNMQASGTKQLVHILPRPSTQLQAQAPQTITVNGQVYVLQSVKSQDKGNSQQSGQSVTQILQPSFEEPTSNVAMNCLGALTSLSQNISKITSQSNVQIYTITPPSYTTVQPPICGSDFSTCKTVLSPSVPVPSSAAGSAVKILPKKGSVTSGNQNRQNSVRRTRMVKRKEPKFGQSLHRNAAKSKASVSNDACSELYTVATGVNILNSVNTQSAPTLTSVNSTSSSSAVISNSSFSEKSAESSASSLVYGSESIVKPALAGGQISKTKAKSVSVVPLHNNVTVSSVSSSVSSTQGSVVISSNCDRLSKGIYTPDIGPQLNCSADSVVLSSKCSTMDTVASLSVTTSEVNVNSSCSVSFCSETASQNELTASNVCSSNDGRSIDSRSSLPESSIPMTAVSSSQNSSIVKSINSALCQPPVSSGICTPSRQLGISADSIESGPRVSIMPEHSISQIQGKFARREEFTSSSKIQTSFSISSTSTPSSDTSMSTPPVQLPEASDHFKSLKRTSAMNISMAATNHETCTDFKLTESNMNTKPGKDGQSVCATEKHVTEVGPFAQKDTVPPQQECTLDNDSFEPSLGTSRHADSPLAGGSGGRGFSVASLLPAGHSISASPNTFGAFTFTSEQAEMLAMAARAIFEQDSPGKRAAAGCSVDNPNTAATGWDFPKIHPIPSNKESMTGQQVKPTKQVDLPMSKNSSQVSGRGPPVEPLASGTVGIRLPQTIAYSQSQPTTVTSLNVNNLITPSSSQPYPGLPNLAHQVSAPSSGGASSMVSQSSSQVPPTCSDPSQPNEYAPLKNALMRSQVNVGMVERHQKNMPKRSAQDDLILPNKRSKPCPAGNVARVEMKATDHVQMMVCHMPSSTSSVMTRNHSDGVGALFSGNTFMSTVLRPTEGHCSTQVPTHEQTQRSVLHLQQVHAQHSSPQSGQNLGGHSYLKHQQQQEQRHLYQLQHHLTQPESQIHSIHQRNLLQDQHVHKKRVVRGGQTGPTVGLQKQHHLEKSGMQQQHQQQQPPQQHQQQHQQQQQQSQQHQQQQQQQHHQQQQQSQQQKAQQIQQQQQSHQQQQQMAPQNSHSRHQHLQQQIQQQQHFGARQDKNCEAQQSGQRAHQNNHLGQPERPPGQDHGAMQRLMGSRSLEQQLTSQPSNSVSRSSDLACTPSRQERHRLSSYSAEALIGKTPATATGEQRMGVHLQAPRNNAQDQSELRGYVDSSCGKGNIAHNSQSRLPPEHANTTDTQRIPECGPFKALVSGHQLSNFEVQVSHSGDMSSKSVSQIHRGPQSQAGFRMGTGPVGDGRTRGTYSGPHPAAQGVHIGAGLTREQEGCHQSFMQSLLAPHIPEQNVHQRVVQGCTSGSIEYNCVPGTSAGELQAKSSSPNLHPVQKAANIRLGDSNKGHISQVSGNLHGPPVRAGPPHPPTPHSSSDTGRTQGSTRSLSAVNQRPHHIGPDPQSTKIRPGDRPRSGNLRSGNPFEPESSLPLPSSGGVLLGRTQTGNEARRSSIVRFMPEGAQVSTDNSLVSDQHLTQNFGFPLIAEGGMNPPPPINSNASFIPPVTQPSASRTPALLPVEPQNTLPSFYPSYSPAAHPSLPSEIPLQYFSNQMFTSPSTDKSGSAQLNNRFGSILSPPRPVGFAQASFPLLTDITPMPIANSSGITPHLPNFNLTSLFPEIATAMPPDGSSMPMSPLLSLANTTSSDSNKQSNRPAHNISHILGHDGTSAV